The Tubulanus polymorphus chromosome 6, tnTubPoly1.2, whole genome shotgun sequence genome includes a region encoding these proteins:
- the LOC141907673 gene encoding uncharacterized protein LOC141907673, protein MLRIRTLQQLFLACYLFAWCLVCSRGLSKVCGGFYRTCDGCTNQFLTGISSSIELSSTPNTPEVDCLWNCLKETQCRSVNYMQDTQVCKLNKFQNNDTGTRLTTKPGWIYLHMVPRPPLDQF, encoded by the coding sequence ATGCTGCGTATTCGGACTTTACAGCAACTGTTCCTGGCGTGCTATCTATTTGCGTGGTGCTTGGTTTGTTCGCGTGGCCTCAGTAAAGTTTGCGGGGGCTTCTACCGGACGTGCGACGGGTGCACGAATCAGTTTTTGACGGGAATTTCGTCCAGCATAGAACTGTCGAGTACGCCCAACACTCCGGAAGTTGACTGTTTGTGGAATTGCCTGAAGGAAACGCAGTGTCGGTCGGTCAACTATATGCAAGATACGCAGGTCTGCAAGTTGAACAAGTTCCAGAACAACGACACCGGCACTCGCCTTACCACTAAGCCTGGTTGGATATATCTCCACATG